The proteins below come from a single bacterium genomic window:
- a CDS encoding DedA family protein has translation MNFIDIILHLDTHLNEWIALFGPGIYLILFLIVFCETGLVVTPFLPGDSLLFALGALSATPDSILSPYSLAPLLILAALCGDIVNYTIGRWSGERLKRSRFIKKEYLEKTEHFYAKYGGKTIILARFMPIVRTFAPFVAGMGHMHFAKYFFFCVVGALAWVLSFLILGYHFGNMTAIKENFHIVIVAIIIISMLPGVIEFIKAKRKSV, from the coding sequence ATGAATTTTATCGATATAATACTGCACTTAGATACCCACTTAAACGAATGGATTGCCCTCTTTGGCCCCGGTATTTACCTCATTTTATTTCTTATTGTTTTTTGCGAAACGGGACTTGTTGTTACGCCTTTTTTGCCTGGCGATTCTCTTTTATTTGCGTTGGGAGCCTTATCGGCTACGCCCGATTCAATTTTGTCGCCCTATTCATTGGCCCCGTTACTTATATTAGCTGCTTTATGTGGCGATATTGTAAATTACACCATTGGCCGATGGTCTGGTGAAAGGCTTAAAAGAAGTCGTTTTATTAAAAAGGAATATTTGGAAAAAACAGAACACTTTTATGCCAAGTATGGTGGCAAAACCATTATTTTAGCGCGTTTTATGCCAATTGTGCGCACCTTTGCCCCATTTGTGGCGGGTATGGGGCATATGCATTTTGCCAAGTATTTTTTCTTTTGTGTGGTGGGAGCATTAGCCTGGGTACTAAGTTTTCTTATTTTAGGTTATCACTTTGGAAATATGACGGCCATTAAGGAAAATTTTCATATTGTGATTGTGGCTATTATTATTATATCCATGTTGCCGGGAGTGATAGAATTTATTAAAGCCAAAAGAAAAAGTGTGTAA
- a CDS encoding GMC family oxidoreductase translates to MYFDGIKENKDVDCEFDYVIIGSGAGGATAARVLSEFSSSVAVLEEGYKVDRTDFSSNLYPMLKKTMRQMGGLLVHGNIIYAVLQGLGLGGSTIINSAIMYRIPDYIFDDWEKLYGLGHAFPRKELHQYWDILEKELDVKAVPEESLGQNNLLMRVAADKLGWEAQVMERAGGNCQGASRCLLGCPNDAKQALHLNLIPYAEKRGATFFTGAKVRSVVMENGRAVGVKGSFVIPQTNSKKGNFYIRAKKAVIVSASVIQTPGILKRSGIYNRHLGEHFQAHPGCALTATFDKPVNMWFGAMQGYDMHEFARSGPYKIESLAFPPEMGMVRLPGVGPTWKKRIEELPYTASWAVQMKASGRGRVKDIPFGHDIVFNFSQQDTVSMRQGIKNSAIMLFEAGAKSVSLGVYGLPDEVYSVDELKILDEYPQKPSYFTGTMSHLFGTCRMSNDPRDGVVDTNFKVHGTDNLYVLDGSVFPTNTGVNPQLPIMGLSWLGAKRVLENTK, encoded by the coding sequence ATGTATTTTGACGGCATTAAAGAAAATAAAGATGTCGATTGCGAATTCGACTACGTGATCATTGGCTCCGGTGCGGGTGGTGCTACGGCTGCACGTGTGCTTTCCGAGTTTTCATCCTCCGTTGCTGTTTTAGAAGAAGGCTACAAAGTCGATCGTACCGATTTTTCATCCAACCTTTATCCCATGCTTAAAAAAACCATGCGTCAGATGGGTGGGTTGTTGGTGCATGGCAATATTATATACGCGGTGTTGCAAGGATTGGGTTTGGGTGGCAGTACCATCATCAATAGTGCCATCATGTATCGTATTCCCGATTATATTTTTGATGATTGGGAAAAGCTTTATGGCTTGGGGCATGCGTTTCCCAGGAAAGAGCTGCATCAGTATTGGGATATTCTTGAAAAGGAACTCGATGTAAAAGCTGTTCCAGAAGAAAGTTTGGGCCAAAATAATTTGCTGATGCGCGTGGCTGCCGATAAGCTGGGATGGGAAGCTCAGGTGATGGAGAGAGCGGGAGGGAATTGTCAGGGAGCGTCGCGTTGTTTACTTGGTTGTCCTAACGATGCCAAGCAAGCGCTGCATCTTAACCTTATTCCCTATGCCGAAAAACGCGGGGCTACTTTTTTTACAGGAGCAAAAGTTCGTTCGGTTGTGATGGAGAACGGGCGGGCTGTGGGTGTGAAGGGATCGTTTGTTATTCCGCAGACAAATAGTAAAAAAGGAAATTTTTATATACGCGCAAAAAAAGCGGTGATTGTTTCGGCTTCTGTTATTCAAACTCCGGGAATTTTAAAACGGAGTGGTATTTATAACCGTCATCTTGGTGAACATTTTCAGGCACATCCGGGTTGTGCGTTAACGGCTACTTTTGATAAACCGGTAAACATGTGGTTTGGGGCCATGCAGGGTTACGATATGCATGAGTTTGCCAGATCGGGCCCCTATAAAATTGAGTCTCTGGCCTTTCCACCTGAGATGGGCATGGTGCGGCTTCCCGGTGTGGGGCCAACATGGAAAAAAAGGATTGAAGAATTGCCATATACTGCAAGCTGGGCTGTACAAATGAAAGCCAGTGGGCGTGGACGCGTCAAGGATATCCCGTTTGGTCATGATATAGTTTTTAATTTTTCACAGCAGGATACGGTGAGTATGCGTCAGGGGATTAAAAATTCGGCTATTATGCTATTTGAAGCGGGAGCTAAATCTGTTTCGCTGGGTGTTTATGGTTTGCCCGACGAAGTGTATTCGGTTGATGAACTTAAAATTTTGGATGAGTATCCGCAAAAACCCAGTTACTTTACAGGAACCATGTCGCATCTGTTTGGAACATGCCGCATGAGTAACGATCCCCGTGATGGTGTGGTGGATACTAATTTTAAAGTTCATGGCACGGATAACCTTTATGTGCTCGATGGATCGGTTTTTCCCACGAATACAGGCGTTAATCCCCAGTTGCCAATTATGGGACTTTCGTGGTTAGGAGCAAAGAGAGTCTTGGAAAATACAAAATGA
- a CDS encoding SDR family oxidoreductase: MIDYGIKGKVAVVTGAAGDGLGRADVLALAKCGAKIAVVDINPADETVKLASELGATAKSYTCDISKEDQVKAAIEKIRSDLGPIQILVNNASILTTVGKFEDIPTERWNRDVEINTMGTANVTRAVWPDMQKAQWGRIVMMSSIAGTYGGLGQSSYSATKASLIGLAKTLALEGARLGITANVIAPGVIKSQMAMNGLRGDMLERMKKATAMRRFGELNEIADTVTFLCSQQSSYVTGQVIHVDGGLGLFVF, translated from the coding sequence ATGATTGATTATGGGATAAAAGGAAAAGTAGCTGTTGTTACCGGTGCTGCTGGTGATGGTTTGGGACGTGCCGATGTGTTGGCGTTAGCTAAATGCGGTGCTAAAATTGCTGTGGTCGACATCAACCCCGCCGATGAAACGGTAAAGCTTGCTAGCGAGCTGGGAGCTACTGCTAAAAGTTACACCTGCGATATTTCTAAAGAAGACCAGGTAAAAGCTGCTATTGAAAAAATCAGATCCGACTTAGGCCCTATCCAAATTTTAGTGAATAATGCATCCATCCTCACCACCGTAGGTAAATTTGAAGATATTCCCACCGAACGCTGGAATCGTGATGTAGAAATTAACACCATGGGAACTGCCAATGTAACGCGTGCGGTATGGCCCGACATGCAAAAAGCGCAGTGGGGTCGTATTGTGATGATGAGCTCTATTGCTGGAACTTATGGCGGATTGGGGCAAAGTAGTTATTCGGCTACAAAAGCCTCGCTTATTGGTTTGGCCAAAACGTTAGCTTTAGAAGGTGCGCGCTTGGGTATTACGGCCAATGTGATTGCGCCGGGTGTTATTAAAAGCCAGATGGCTATGAATGGTTTGCGTGGTGATATGCTTGAAAGAATGAAAAAGGCCACTGCCATGCGTCGGTTTGGTGAATTAAATGAAATTGCCGATACGGTAACATTTTTGTGTTCGCAACAATCCAGCTACGTGACAGGGCAAGTTATTCATGTGGATGGTGGTTTAGGGCTTTTCGTATTTTAA
- a CDS encoding NAD(P)-dependent glycerol-3-phosphate dehydrogenase produces MVKKIKIGILGAGSFGTALSLVFGRMGHDVLLWSRDEVLSNTINQTLENPEYLKGFPLKGVKATPSLNDTVAHATYLISTIPTQFLRDIVTQIKDVLPQKTIFINASKGIENKTLMLPSQIVSDVLGEKIKERFVVLTGPTFAEEIAQDFPTAAVVASQKLELAEEVQQTLSHGAFRLYADSDVIGCELGGALKNVMAIGTGIIEGLGLGLNTRASFITRCLHQMTMLGVKMGADPLTFSGLSGVGDLILTCTGDLSRNRHVGVELGRGKKLDEILKNMTSVAEGVYTTQAVHDLAAREKVDMPNAEAVYRILYKNLTPQEAVRGLLARELKEEKEGIEE; encoded by the coding sequence ATGGTGAAAAAAATAAAAATAGGAATTCTAGGAGCCGGCAGTTTTGGAACGGCTTTATCCTTGGTATTTGGCCGTATGGGACATGATGTACTCCTATGGAGCCGTGATGAAGTCTTATCGAACACCATCAACCAAACATTAGAAAATCCCGAGTATCTTAAAGGCTTTCCACTTAAAGGTGTTAAAGCCACACCCTCATTAAATGATACGGTAGCGCATGCTACTTATCTTATTTCTACCATTCCCACTCAATTTTTGCGCGACATTGTGACGCAAATAAAAGATGTTTTGCCCCAAAAAACTATTTTTATTAACGCCTCCAAAGGTATTGAAAATAAAACCCTGATGTTGCCTTCTCAAATTGTGAGTGATGTATTGGGTGAAAAAATAAAAGAACGTTTTGTGGTGTTAACAGGCCCCACGTTTGCCGAAGAGATAGCTCAAGATTTTCCTACAGCAGCTGTGGTGGCATCTCAAAAATTAGAACTTGCCGAAGAAGTGCAACAAACACTTTCTCATGGTGCGTTTCGTCTTTATGCCGATAGCGATGTCATTGGTTGCGAATTAGGTGGCGCATTAAAAAACGTGATGGCTATTGGTACCGGCATCATCGAGGGCTTGGGCTTGGGCCTTAACACACGCGCGTCCTTTATCACGCGCTGTTTGCATCAAATGACCATGCTGGGTGTTAAAATGGGGGCCGATCCGCTTACATTTTCGGGTTTATCGGGCGTAGGAGACCTTATTTTAACCTGTACGGGCGATTTGTCTCGTAATAGACATGTGGGGGTAGAACTAGGCCGTGGGAAAAAGCTTGATGAAATACTCAAAAATATGACAAGTGTGGCGGAAGGGGTTTATACCACGCAGGCCGTACACGATTTGGCTGCACGCGAAAAAGTGGATATGCCCAATGCCGAAGCGGTTTATAGAATTTTGTACAAAAACTTAACTCCGCAAGAAGCTGTAAGAGGATTACTGGCGCGTGAGTTAAAAGAAGAAAAAGAAGGAATTGAGGAATAA
- a CDS encoding PilZ domain-containing protein has product MGNFKDDQILSRPERRNYERLDTSLDVEIVIEGKRINTTATNLSCGGLFLPIGKAALKERTDMEVILSIPNIQKPVKLIGEVARIQNKSFFGGRPEGVGIQFTGLYDDNMMAIDKFIKNNVH; this is encoded by the coding sequence ATGGGCAACTTCAAAGACGATCAAATTTTATCACGACCAGAACGCCGCAATTACGAACGTTTAGACACCAGTTTAGACGTAGAAATTGTCATTGAAGGCAAACGTATTAATACAACAGCCACCAATTTAAGCTGCGGCGGCTTGTTTTTGCCCATTGGCAAAGCAGCTCTTAAAGAGCGCACCGATATGGAAGTTATTTTAAGCATTCCTAACATACAAAAGCCGGTAAAACTTATTGGTGAAGTAGCGCGTATTCAAAACAAATCGTTTTTTGGAGGCCGCCCTGAAGGTGTGGGGATTCAATTTACCGGTTTATACGATGATAATATGATGGCCATTGATAAGTTTATTAAAAACAATGTTCATTAG
- a CDS encoding ZIP family metal transporter has product MSFLSQFFVYGILAVSLTLISGAIPLLNRWKDDHLHGFVSFSAGVLIAIAFVYMLPETMEHLPADKAGLCILGSFLLLFIIEKFVMLHPCEESHCNYHTVGLTAFFGMLTHTFFDGLILGASLLVPHLAPLVFFGIMAHKIPSSFALGSILRKAGWPSVKIILFLLVFGSVIPAGAFTSHYLLESVQGPGVGIAFALSLGTFLYISTSDFLPEVHRAHNRRFHNLVFFLIGIVVMVALKQVAHH; this is encoded by the coding sequence ATGAGTTTTTTATCACAGTTTTTTGTTTATGGTATTTTGGCTGTTTCACTGACACTGATCAGTGGTGCTATTCCCCTTTTAAACCGCTGGAAAGATGATCATTTGCACGGCTTTGTGAGTTTTTCGGCCGGTGTATTAATTGCCATTGCCTTTGTATATATGCTGCCCGAAACCATGGAGCATTTACCTGCCGATAAAGCCGGACTTTGTATTTTGGGTTCTTTTTTACTTCTCTTTATCATCGAAAAATTTGTGATGCTGCATCCGTGCGAAGAATCGCATTGTAATTATCACACTGTGGGTCTTACCGCTTTTTTTGGTATGCTTACGCACACTTTTTTTGACGGACTTATTTTGGGAGCTTCTCTTTTGGTGCCGCATTTAGCCCCGCTTGTGTTTTTTGGTATTATGGCACACAAAATTCCATCTAGTTTTGCATTGGGTAGTATTTTGCGCAAGGCTGGGTGGCCTTCTGTTAAAATTATTTTGTTTTTGCTTGTTTTTGGATCGGTTATTCCGGCCGGGGCTTTTACGTCACACTATTTATTAGAAAGCGTACAAGGGCCTGGTGTAGGCATTGCCTTTGCGTTAAGCTTGGGAACATTTTTATATATTTCCACATCCGATTTTTTGCCAGAAGTGCATCGCGCACACAACCGACGTTTTCATAATTTGGTATTCTTTTTAATTGGAATTGTAGTGATGGTAGCGCTTAAGCAGGTAGCTCATCATTAG
- a CDS encoding class I SAM-dependent methyltransferase, whose amino-acid sequence MVKTDALHAFKMMSPFKSGLPVRYWGHRFLDIPVLLNWTKISRGSSVLEVGCGQGDLSHHLSKRLKCKHYTAIDNDPKMVARADSKTKSNNSIIFQVAQAENLPFEKNSFDLVMIMDLLHHLPDWKKAIREAHRVLKDGGKLWIRDYSIETFALPGLGMVLQKVLEHPYDMMFDQIELLTYLKKNGFTVTHQNDATWMIILSATKNGKKK is encoded by the coding sequence ATGGTAAAAACAGACGCCCTCCATGCTTTTAAAATGATGAGTCCCTTTAAATCTGGGCTACCAGTGCGTTATTGGGGGCATCGTTTTTTGGATATTCCGGTACTGCTCAACTGGACCAAAATTTCCCGTGGCTCTTCTGTGCTGGAAGTGGGGTGTGGCCAGGGCGACCTGTCACATCATTTATCCAAACGTCTTAAATGCAAACATTATACGGCTATTGATAACGATCCCAAAATGGTGGCCCGGGCCGATTCTAAAACAAAGTCGAATAACTCCATTATTTTTCAGGTGGCCCAGGCCGAAAATTTACCCTTTGAAAAAAATAGTTTTGATCTGGTGATGATTATGGATTTACTCCATCACCTGCCCGATTGGAAAAAAGCCATCCGCGAAGCGCATCGGGTGTTAAAAGATGGCGGCAAATTATGGATACGCGATTACAGCATTGAAACATTTGCGCTTCCGGGTTTGGGTATGGTTTTGCAAAAAGTATTGGAACACCCTTACGACATGATGTTTGACCAAATTGAACTTTTAACTTATCTCAAAAAAAACGGGTTTACCGTTACTCATCAAAACGATGCTACCTGGATGATTATTTTATCGGCTACTAAAAACGGAAAGAAAAAATGA
- a CDS encoding 4a-hydroxytetrahydrobiopterin dehydratase, with amino-acid sequence MANLPENTVRLELKNIPGWEIKNGRLYKEYIFSNFPTAIVFVNRLVNPAEDLDHHPGISINYNRVQLELYTHTTGGITKKDLELARLIDQL; translated from the coding sequence ATGGCTAATCTCCCCGAAAATACCGTGCGTTTGGAGTTAAAAAACATACCCGGTTGGGAAATTAAAAACGGTCGATTGTATAAAGAGTATATATTCTCCAATTTTCCAACGGCCATCGTATTTGTAAACCGTTTGGTAAACCCGGCCGAAGATTTAGATCATCATCCTGGGATCTCCATTAATTACAACCGGGTACAATTAGAACTTTATACGCACACAACAGGCGGAATTACCAAAAAGGATTTGGAACTGGCCCGTTTAATTGATCAATTATAA
- a CDS encoding PilZ domain-containing protein, whose protein sequence is MGIEQRQHTRFNFRKQHRTVHISSANEIVKNVVISRNMSASGFCFRASHPYKIGRIILVHLKDGQIEDLKINKAKVIKAGNYVMAEVKWSVFISGEAVPIYEIGCSFVDRTTQNKEALETFVKLINIDTADRI, encoded by the coding sequence ATGGGAATAGAACAACGCCAGCATACGCGCTTTAATTTTCGCAAACAACACCGTACGGTGCATATTTCGTCTGCAAACGAAATTGTTAAAAATGTTGTTATCTCGCGCAATATGTCTGCTTCTGGTTTTTGCTTTAGAGCCTCGCACCCTTACAAAATTGGCCGCATTATTTTGGTGCATTTAAAAGACGGCCAAATTGAAGATTTAAAAATCAACAAGGCCAAAGTAATTAAAGCCGGAAACTATGTAATGGCAGAGGTTAAATGGAGCGTATTTATCAGCGGCGAGGCTGTTCCTATTTACGAAATTGGCTGTTCGTTTGTAGACCGCACCACTCAAAACAAAGAAGCGCTGGAAACTTTTGTAAAGCTCATCAATATCGACACCGCCGATCGTATTTAA